In Glandiceps talaboti chromosome 6, keGlaTala1.1, whole genome shotgun sequence, one DNA window encodes the following:
- the LOC144436433 gene encoding CXXC motif containing zinc binding protein-like, translated as MVKIGLQIKANLENVTNLRPEGEDFRWYLKLKCLNCGEEPDHFQYLTLLESAPLKGGRGSASLVAKCRLCSRENSIDIIKETIGSYNADDNLRFKTMVTFDCRGMEPTDFSPRTGFSCQGANSNAFFEVDLKEKEWVDYDEKAKESIGIYEVESKFIKV; from the exons ATGGTG AAAATTGGGTTGCAGATCAAAGCTAATTTGGAAAATGTGACGAATTTGCGGCCAGAAGGGGAGGATTTTCGATGGTATTTGAAG ttaaaatgTTTGAACTGTGGTGAAGAACCCGATCATTTCCAATACTTAACTTTGCTG GAAAGTGCTCCTTTGAAAGGAGGAAGAGGAAGTGCAAGTCTGGTTGCAAAATGTCGACTGTGTAGCCGTGAGAACTCCATTG ATATCATTAAGGAGACTATTGGCAGCTACAATGCTGATGACAACTTAAGATTTAAGACTATGGTGACCTTTGATTGTCGTGGAATGGAACCCACTGACTTCTCACCGAGA ACTGGATTTTCCTGTCAAGGAGCTAACAGTAATGCCTTCTTTGAAGTGGATCTCAAAGAgaaa GAATGGGTTGACTATGATGAGAAAGCCAAAGAATCCATTGGCATATATGAAGTTGAAAGTAAATTTATCAAAGTTTGA